One window of Catonella massiliensis genomic DNA carries:
- the adhE gene encoding bifunctional acetaldehyde-CoA/alcohol dehydrogenase encodes MEKKTRDIIDSVESLEKALKKLRAAQEEFSTYSQEQVDKIFFAAATAANQQRLPLAKMAVEETGMGIVEDKVIKNNYAAEYIYNKYKNSKTCGVIDEDKEYGFARVAEPLGILAAVIPTTNPTSTAIFKTLIALKTRNGIIISPHPRAKKCTAEAARVVLEAAVKAGAPEGIIDWIDVPSLEMTNLVMKECDCILATGGPAMVKSAYSSGKPALGVGAGNTPAIIDESADILMAVNSIIHSKTFDNGMICASEQSVIVDAKIYDAVKAEFKRRGCYFLKKDEIEKVRKTIIINGALNAKIVGQKAATIAELAGVKVDPATKILIGEVTSVELSEEFAHEKLSPVLAMYKSKDFADALSKAERLIADGGYGHTSSLYVNSVTEREKIAEFGERMKTCRILVNTPASQGGIGDIYNFMLTPSLTLGCGSWGGNSVSENVGIKQLLNIKNVAERRENMLWFRAPEKVYFKKGCLPVALEELRDVMNKKKVFIVTDTFLFQNGYTKTVSDKLDQLGIVHQTFSDVAPDPTLNSAKKGAELMRSFEPDCIIAIGGGSAMDAAKIMWVLYEHPEVDFYDMAMRFMDIRKRVYTFPKMGEKAYFIAVPTSAGTGSEVTPFAVITDEVTGNKYPLADYALLPNMAIIDADMMMNAPKGLTSSSGIDAVSHNLEALVSVMATDFTDGLAKQSLQMIFEYLPRAYDNGPNDPEAREKVGHAACMAGMAFANAFLGIMHSMAHKLGAFHHIPHGIANALMMEQVIRFNASEVPTKMGTFPQYQYPKTQRKYAEVAEALGFKGKNDADSVEKLIAGIRELQDKIGIKRSIKDYGIKEEDFLATLDDMTEKAFDDQCTGCNPRYPLISEMRQMYLNAYYGNNNEAV; translated from the coding sequence ATGGAAAAAAAGACTCGTGACATCATTGACAGTGTTGAATCGCTTGAGAAGGCTCTTAAGAAGCTTCGTGCAGCACAAGAAGAGTTTTCTACCTATTCACAGGAGCAGGTAGATAAGATTTTCTTTGCAGCCGCAACTGCTGCCAATCAGCAGAGACTTCCTCTTGCTAAAATGGCGGTCGAAGAGACAGGCATGGGTATCGTGGAAGACAAGGTTATCAAGAATAACTATGCCGCAGAGTATATTTATAACAAATATAAGAACTCTAAGACCTGTGGTGTTATTGATGAAGATAAAGAGTATGGATTTGCCAGAGTTGCAGAGCCTCTTGGTATACTTGCGGCAGTTATTCCTACCACCAATCCTACTTCAACTGCTATATTTAAGACACTTATAGCACTTAAGACCAGAAATGGTATTATCATAAGCCCGCATCCACGAGCAAAGAAATGTACTGCAGAAGCAGCAAGGGTAGTGCTTGAGGCTGCTGTAAAGGCAGGTGCTCCTGAAGGAATCATTGACTGGATAGATGTTCCTAGTCTGGAGATGACCAATCTGGTTATGAAAGAATGTGACTGTATCCTTGCTACAGGTGGTCCTGCAATGGTTAAGAGTGCTTATTCATCAGGAAAGCCTGCACTCGGTGTTGGTGCCGGTAATACCCCTGCTATTATTGATGAGTCAGCCGATATCCTTATGGCAGTCAACTCGATCATCCATTCAAAGACCTTTGATAATGGTATGATTTGTGCTTCTGAGCAGTCGGTGATTGTAGATGCAAAGATATATGATGCAGTTAAGGCTGAATTTAAGAGAAGAGGCTGCTACTTCCTTAAGAAGGATGAGATTGAAAAAGTTCGTAAGACGATAATTATAAATGGCGCTCTGAATGCTAAGATAGTTGGTCAGAAAGCTGCTACAATAGCTGAACTTGCAGGAGTTAAGGTAGACCCTGCAACCAAGATTCTTATAGGAGAGGTTACAAGTGTTGAACTTAGCGAAGAGTTTGCACATGAGAAGCTTTCACCGGTACTTGCTATGTATAAGTCAAAAGATTTTGCAGATGCTCTAAGCAAAGCAGAAAGATTGATTGCAGATGGTGGTTACGGACATACTTCTTCTCTCTATGTTAACTCAGTTACCGAAAGAGAAAAGATAGCAGAGTTTGGTGAGCGCATGAAGACCTGCCGTATCTTAGTCAATACACCTGCTTCACAGGGAGGTATCGGAGATATATATAACTTCATGCTCACTCCATCTCTTACACTTGGATGTGGTTCTTGGGGAGGCAACTCAGTTTCCGAAAATGTAGGAATCAAGCAGTTGTTAAATATCAAGAATGTAGCCGAGAGGAGAGAAAATATGCTTTGGTTTAGAGCACCTGAAAAGGTTTACTTCAAGAAGGGATGTCTCCCTGTAGCACTTGAAGAATTAAGGGATGTAATGAATAAAAAGAAGGTATTTATAGTAACAGATACTTTCCTTTTCCAGAATGGCTATACCAAGACTGTTTCAGATAAGTTAGACCAGTTAGGCATAGTACATCAGACTTTCTCAGACGTAGCTCCTGATCCTACACTGAATTCAGCTAAAAAAGGTGCAGAACTTATGAGAAGCTTTGAGCCTGATTGTATCATAGCAATTGGTGGCGGTTCTGCTATGGATGCTGCTAAGATTATGTGGGTACTATATGAACATCCTGAAGTTGACTTCTATGATATGGCTATGCGTTTTATGGATATTAGAAAGAGGGTATATACCTTCCCTAAGATGGGTGAGAAGGCTTACTTTATTGCCGTACCTACTTCTGCCGGTACAGGCTCGGAGGTCACACCTTTTGCAGTTATTACTGATGAAGTAACCGGTAACAAGTATCCTCTTGCAGACTATGCATTACTTCCAAACATGGCTATAATAGATGCAGATATGATGATGAATGCTCCTAAGGGGCTTACCTCATCCTCAGGTATAGATGCTGTTTCACATAACCTTGAGGCTCTTGTATCGGTTATGGCTACAGATTTCACAGATGGTTTAGCAAAACAGTCCCTGCAGATGATTTTTGAATATCTTCCAAGGGCTTATGATAACGGACCAAATGACCCTGAAGCAAGAGAGAAGGTAGGACATGCTGCTTGTATGGCAGGTATGGCATTTGCAAATGCATTCCTTGGTATAATGCACTCAATGGCACATAAGCTTGGTGCATTCCATCATATACCACATGGTATTGCAAATGCACTTATGATGGAGCAGGTTATCCGCTTTAACGCCTCCGAAGTACCTACCAAGATGGGAACTTTCCCTCAGTATCAATACCCTAAGACACAGAGAAAGTATGCAGAGGTTGCAGAGGCTTTGGGATTTAAGGGTAAAAACGATGCTGACAGTGTAGAAAAGCTTATTGCGGGAATCAGAGAACTTCAGGATAAAATCGGCATTAAGAGAAGTATCAAGGATTATGGTATAAAAGAAGAAGATTTCCTTGCTACTCTTGATGATATGACAGAGAAAGCATTTGATGACCAGTGTACAGGCTGCAACCCAAGATATCCGCTTATTAGTGAAATGAGGCAGATGTACCTCAATGCTTACTATGGCAACAATAACGAAGCAGTTTAA
- a CDS encoding Rpn family recombination-promoting nuclease/putative transposase, protein MGEKDILEKKLLMFNDVFADFVNGIMFDGKDVVKEDELVDLSGWSHYKGDDSKHRFQDRDVVKLWKKENVVISLIGIENQDIPDKNMVFRVLSYDGASYRTQLVEEESRKRKKNSGIDGELQDIFPVITFVIYYGEEEWRHETTLHKRLNLDSELKHYVSDYSINLIDLKKLSEDDINKFKKDFKLIADYMVKGSKHKADRIDLNHPEEVSELILRLTGEELPIPIESEEGGKNMEKFFEPMFERAEARGEARGRAEGRAEGRAEGEARGRAEGKTEGESCLAKLISLLMSEGKNDKIKDVVENEEIRHGLYKEYGIS, encoded by the coding sequence TTGGGAGAGAAGGATATTTTAGAGAAAAAGCTCCTTATGTTTAATGATGTGTTCGCAGACTTTGTGAATGGAATTATGTTTGATGGGAAGGATGTAGTTAAAGAAGATGAACTTGTTGACCTTTCCGGCTGGAGCCACTATAAGGGTGACGACAGCAAACATAGGTTTCAGGACAGAGATGTCGTAAAACTATGGAAGAAGGAAAATGTAGTTATTTCACTAATAGGAATTGAAAATCAGGATATACCTGATAAAAACATGGTATTTAGAGTGCTTTCGTACGATGGGGCTTCTTATAGGACCCAACTTGTGGAAGAGGAAAGTAGAAAACGAAAGAAAAATTCCGGTATTGATGGGGAACTTCAGGACATATTCCCTGTAATAACCTTTGTTATCTACTATGGCGAAGAAGAATGGAGGCACGAGACAACCCTGCACAAAAGGCTTAACCTGGATTCTGAACTCAAACACTATGTAAGCGACTACAGTATCAATCTGATAGACTTGAAAAAGCTAAGTGAAGATGATATAAATAAGTTTAAGAAGGATTTTAAGCTAATAGCAGATTACATGGTAAAAGGAAGCAAACATAAGGCAGACCGTATAGACCTAAACCACCCTGAGGAAGTGAGTGAACTCATCCTGAGGTTAACAGGTGAGGAGCTGCCTATCCCTATAGAAAGTGAAGAAGGAGGAAAGAACATGGAGAAATTTTTTGAACCGATGTTTGAGAGGGCAGAAGCGAGAGGAGAAGCGAGAGGAAGAGCAGAAGGAAGAGCAGAAGGAAGAGCGGAAGGAGAAGCAAGAGGAAGAGCAGAGGGTAAAACAGAAGGAGAAAGCTGCCTTGCCAAACTTATCAGCCTTTTGATGTCCGAAGGTAAAAATGACAAAATCAAAGACGTAGTAGAGAATGAAGAGATAAGACACGGGCTGTATAAGGAGTATGGTATTAGCTAA
- a CDS encoding exodeoxyribonuclease III, with translation MKYISWNVNGLRACLTKGFMDFFNDIDADAFGLQEIKLSEGQLELDLPGYYQYWNYAEKKGYSGTALFTKVKPINVTYDMGIDEHDHEGRVITAEYEDHFFVVCYTPNAKQELERLDYRMVWEDDFRAYLNGLKKTKPVILCGDLNVAHKEIDLKNPKTNRRNAGFTDEERGKMTELLDAGYIDTFRYFYPELENVYSWWSYRFKAREKNTGWRIDYFITSDDFKDRLRDAKIHSEILGSDHCPVELDFE, from the coding sequence ATGAAGTATATATCTTGGAATGTTAATGGTCTAAGGGCCTGCCTTACAAAGGGTTTTATGGATTTTTTTAATGACATAGATGCAGATGCTTTCGGACTTCAGGAGATTAAGCTTTCAGAAGGTCAGTTGGAGCTTGATTTGCCTGGCTACTATCAGTACTGGAACTATGCTGAGAAAAAGGGTTACTCAGGCACTGCGTTGTTTACTAAGGTGAAACCAATTAATGTAACATACGATATGGGAATAGACGAACACGACCACGAGGGAAGAGTAATTACAGCAGAATATGAAGACCATTTTTTTGTTGTATGTTACACACCTAATGCAAAACAGGAGCTTGAAAGACTTGACTACAGAATGGTATGGGAGGATGACTTTAGAGCCTACCTTAACGGACTAAAGAAAACTAAACCTGTTATACTTTGCGGAGACTTGAATGTAGCACATAAGGAGATAGATCTTAAGAATCCAAAGACAAATCGTAGAAATGCAGGTTTTACAGATGAAGAAAGAGGAAAGATGACGGAGCTTTTAGATGCCGGCTATATCGATACCTTTAGATATTTTTATCCTGAACTTGAAAATGTATATTCCTGGTGGTCTTACAGATTTAAGGCAAGAGAAAAGAATACAGGTTGGCGTATTGACTACTTTATTACCTCTGATGATTTCAAGGACAGACTTAGGGATGCTAAGATTCACTCTGAGATATTGGGAAGTGACCACTGTCCGGTAGAGTTAGATTTTGAATAG
- a CDS encoding regulatory protein RecX, with amino-acid sequence MFIENVEKVNKYKFRVTADTLVFYVYQSDIRRYCIKEENEFPDERYEALIKETIIPRARKKALDILSRADCSEADLKRKLSLKDFPPGVIDDALNYVKKFNYVNDERYAENYINYRGKSKSKRQLKMELAAKGIEGTIIENLMVDDRSDEEALYNLLRKKIKNPKEVDEEKKRKIYVYLYRKGFNTELIASVLSDYLSRT; translated from the coding sequence ATGTTCATTGAAAATGTTGAAAAAGTAAACAAGTATAAATTCCGTGTAACAGCTGATACGTTGGTATTTTACGTTTATCAGAGCGATATAAGAAGGTATTGCATAAAAGAAGAAAACGAATTTCCTGATGAAAGGTATGAAGCACTTATAAAGGAAACCATTATACCAAGGGCCAGAAAGAAGGCGTTGGACATTCTTAGCCGTGCAGACTGTTCTGAAGCAGATTTAAAAAGAAAACTGTCTCTTAAAGATTTTCCTCCTGGTGTTATTGATGATGCACTAAATTATGTTAAAAAGTTTAATTATGTCAATGACGAAAGGTATGCTGAGAACTATATTAATTACAGAGGTAAGTCTAAAAGTAAACGCCAGTTAAAAATGGAGCTTGCAGCCAAAGGTATAGAAGGAACTATAATAGAAAATTTGATGGTTGATGACAGGAGTGATGAAGAAGCTTTATACAACTTACTTAGGAAGAAAATTAAAAATCCTAAGGAGGTAGATGAAGAAAAAAAGAGAAAAATATATGTTTATCTTTACAGGAAGGGTTTTAATACGGAATTGATTGCTTCAGTACTAAGCGATTACCTCTCTCGTACTTGA
- a CDS encoding phosphotransferase family protein, with protein MKLENVLVKRPGKTVYRDGNKVIKLFDAQYSMADILNEALNQARVMETGLNIPKLHGVTEIDGKTAIVLDYIEGKTFEQLMNEHPEKQDEFLERFIAIQADVHSRKAPMLNRQYDKFYKKISDSSFDATTRYDLHSRLDAMKRHDKLCHGDFNPSNIIVTANDDVYIIDWAHATQGNASADVARTYLLFYLNGKEEFADKYLNLFCERTDTAKQYVQKWLPIVAASQSVKGNKEEVGLLSRWVNVVDYM; from the coding sequence ATGAAACTTGAGAATGTTCTTGTGAAGCGTCCGGGAAAAACAGTTTACAGAGATGGTAATAAGGTAATTAAGTTGTTTGATGCTCAGTACTCTATGGCTGATATCCTCAATGAGGCACTCAATCAGGCAAGGGTTATGGAGACAGGATTAAATATACCTAAATTACATGGAGTGACTGAGATTGATGGAAAGACAGCTATCGTGCTTGATTATATCGAGGGCAAGACTTTCGAGCAGCTTATGAATGAGCACCCTGAGAAGCAGGATGAATTTCTTGAAAGATTTATTGCTATTCAGGCGGATGTTCACTCAAGAAAGGCTCCAATGCTTAACAGGCAGTATGATAAGTTTTATAAGAAAATATCCGATTCAAGCTTTGACGCTACAACAAGGTATGATTTACATTCAAGGCTTGATGCAATGAAGCGTCACGACAAGCTATGCCACGGAGATTTCAACCCAAGCAATATCATTGTTACCGCAAATGATGATGTTTATATCATTGACTGGGCACATGCTACACAGGGCAATGCATCCGCTGATGTAGCAAGAACATACTTGCTGTTCTATCTTAACGGAAAAGAGGAATTTGCTGACAAGTACCTGAATCTCTTCTGCGAAAGAACAGACACAGCTAAGCAGTATGTACAGAAGTGGCTCCCTATCGTTGCCGCATCACAGTCAGTAAAGGGAAATAAGGAGGAAGTAGGACTCCTTAGCCGTTGGGTAAATGTAGTTGACTATATGTAA
- a CDS encoding Rpn family recombination-promoting nuclease/putative transposase: MGEKDILEKKLLMFNDVFADFVNGIMFDGKDVVKEDELVDLSGWSHYKGDDSKHRFQDRDVVKLWKKENVVISLIGIENQDIPDKNMVFRVLSYDGASYRTQLVEEESRKRKKNVGIDGELQDIFPVITFVIYYGEEEWRHETTLHKRLNLASELKHYVSDYSINLIDLKKLSEDDINKFKKDFKLIADYMVKGSKHKADRIDLNHPEEVSELIQRLTGEELPIPIESEEGGKNMEKFFEPMFERAEARGRAEGRAEGEARGRAEGRAEGKTEGESCLAKLISLLMSEGKNDKIKDVVENEEIRHGMYKEYGIS; this comes from the coding sequence TTGGGAGAGAAGGATATTTTAGAGAAGAAACTCTTGATGTTTAATGATGTATTTGCAGACTTTGTGAATGGAATTATGTTTGATGGGAAGGATGTAGTTAAAGAAGATGAACTTGTTGACCTTTCCGGCTGGAGCCACTATAAGGGGGATGACAGCAAACATAGGTTTCAGGACAGAGATGTCGTAAAACTATGGAAGAAAGAGAATGTAGTTATATCACTAATAGGAATTGAAAATCAGGATATACCTGATAAAAACATGGTATTTAGAGTGCTTTCGTACGATGGGGCTTCTTATAGAACCCAGCTTGTGGAAGAGGAAAGTAGGAAACGAAAGAAAAATGTCGGTATTGATGGGGAACTTCAGGACATATTCCCTGTAATAACCTTTGTTATCTACTATGGCGAAGAAGAATGGAGGCATGAGACAACCCTGCACAAAAGGCTTAACCTGGCTTCTGAACTCAAACACTATGTAAGCGACTACAGTATCAATCTGATAGACTTGAAAAAGCTAAGTGAAGATGATATAAATAAGTTTAAGAAGGATTTTAAGCTAATAGCGGATTACATGGTAAAAGGAAGCAAACATAAGGCAGACCGTATAGACCTAAACCACCCTGAGGAAGTGAGTGAACTCATCCAAAGGCTAACAGGTGAGGAACTGCCTATCCCTATAGAAAGTGAAGAAGGAGGAAAGAACATGGAGAAATTTTTTGAACCGATGTTTGAGAGGGCAGAAGCAAGAGGAAGAGCAGAAGGAAGGGCAGAAGGAGAAGCAAGAGGAAGAGCAGAAGGAAGGGCAGAGGGTAAAACAGAAGGAGAAAGCTGCCTTGCCAAACTTATCAGCCTTTTGATGTCCGAAGGTAAAAATGACAAAATCAAAGACGTAGTAGAGAATGAAGAGATAAGACACGGGATGTATAAGGAGTATGGTATTAGCTAG
- the recA gene encoding recombinase RecA, whose amino-acid sequence MAKDTKEKVVNIDSDKKKALEAAIAQIEKDFGKGSIMKLGSGMDKMNVEVVPTGCLSLDLALGLGGIPKGRIIEVYGPESSGKTTVALHMVAEVQKAGGIAGFIDAEHALDPVYAKAIGVNIDELYISQPDSGEQALEITETMVRSGAVDIVIVDSVAALVPKAEIDGDMGDSHVGLQARLMSQALRKLTSVISKTNCIVVFINQLREKIGVMFGNPETTTGGRALKFYASIRMDVRKADVIKQGGEVIGNRTKIKVVKNKIAPPFKEAQFDIMFGQGISRTGDVLDIAVDDNIVVKSGAWFSYNGEKIGQGRENVKIYLDSNPSVFEEIEKKVRELHANKAVESKSGEPDIEEAEEQEVYDEE is encoded by the coding sequence ATGGCAAAAGATACTAAGGAAAAGGTTGTAAATATTGACAGTGATAAAAAGAAGGCACTAGAGGCTGCAATTGCACAAATTGAGAAGGACTTTGGTAAGGGATCTATTATGAAGCTTGGTTCGGGAATGGACAAGATGAATGTAGAAGTGGTTCCTACCGGATGCTTAAGCCTTGATCTTGCGCTTGGTCTAGGGGGAATCCCAAAGGGGAGAATTATTGAGGTGTATGGACCTGAATCAAGTGGTAAGACAACGGTTGCTCTTCATATGGTTGCAGAAGTACAAAAGGCAGGAGGTATAGCCGGATTTATAGATGCTGAACATGCCCTTGATCCTGTATATGCTAAGGCTATTGGAGTGAATATCGATGAACTCTACATTTCCCAGCCTGATAGTGGTGAACAGGCACTTGAGATAACAGAAACCATGGTCAGAAGTGGTGCTGTTGATATAGTCATAGTTGACTCTGTTGCAGCTCTTGTTCCAAAAGCTGAAATCGATGGAGACATGGGAGATTCGCACGTTGGCTTACAGGCTCGTCTTATGAGCCAGGCACTTAGAAAGCTGACATCTGTTATTAGTAAGACTAATTGTATAGTGGTATTTATCAACCAGCTCCGTGAGAAGATTGGAGTTATGTTTGGCAACCCTGAAACAACAACAGGCGGTAGAGCCCTTAAGTTCTATGCGTCCATAAGGATGGATGTTAGAAAGGCAGATGTTATAAAGCAAGGTGGAGAAGTCATTGGTAACAGAACCAAGATTAAGGTAGTTAAAAATAAAATAGCACCTCCTTTTAAGGAAGCTCAGTTTGATATAATGTTTGGTCAAGGAATTAGCAGGACAGGCGATGTGCTTGATATTGCAGTGGATGATAACATAGTAGTAAAATCGGGTGCATGGTTCTCATATAATGGCGAGAAGATTGGACAGGGCAGGGAGAATGTCAAGATATACCTCGATAGTAACCCTTCAGTGTTTGAAGAAATAGAGAAAAAAGTTAGAGAGTTACATGCAAATAAAGCTGTTGAATCAAAAAGTGGAGAGCCAGATATAGAAGAAGCGGAAGAACAGGAAGTATATGATGAAGAGTAG
- the rny gene encoding ribonuclease Y, whose amino-acid sequence MVVTAIAVFVTAAVTAPTVWKIAISNRIKNYESKVGTAEERAREIIEKANLEAETKKREALLEAKEESLKAKNEFERESKERRTELQKYEKRVLTKEEATDRKSEALEKREIKLNEREAELEKGKKDVEELHSKQLAELERISGMTSDQAKDYILKTVEDDVKHEMAVMVKDLENRAKEDADKKAKEIVISAIQRCAADHIAEATISVVQLPNDEMKGRIIGREGRNIRTLETLTGVDLIIDDTPEAVVFSGVDPGRREGARIALEKLIVDGRIHPARIEEMVEKAQKEVEVQIREEGEAAALECGIHGIHPELIKLLGRMKFRTSYGQNVLRHSVEVAQLSGILAAECGCDVKLAKRAGLLHDIGKSVDREQEGSHVQIGVELCKKYKESPTVINAVESHHGDVEPSTLISCLVQAADAISAARPGARRETLETYTNRLKELEDIANEFEGVDKSFAIQAGREVRVVVFPDQVADSEMVLLARNLSKKIEASLEYPGQIKVSIIRESRAVDYAK is encoded by the coding sequence ATTGTTGTTACAGCTATTGCTGTATTCGTTACTGCTGCGGTTACTGCTCCTACTGTTTGGAAAATTGCAATTTCTAACCGTATTAAGAACTATGAGTCTAAGGTTGGAACTGCAGAAGAAAGAGCCAGGGAGATTATTGAGAAAGCTAATTTAGAAGCTGAGACTAAGAAACGTGAAGCCTTGCTCGAAGCCAAAGAGGAATCTCTGAAAGCTAAGAATGAGTTTGAGAGGGAAAGTAAGGAGAGAAGAACAGAATTACAGAAGTACGAAAAAAGGGTATTAACAAAGGAAGAAGCTACAGACAGAAAAAGTGAAGCACTTGAGAAACGTGAAATTAAGCTTAATGAACGTGAGGCGGAACTTGAAAAAGGGAAAAAGGATGTGGAGGAGCTTCATTCAAAACAGCTTGCTGAGCTTGAAAGAATATCAGGAATGACCTCCGATCAGGCAAAAGATTATATCCTTAAAACTGTCGAAGATGATGTTAAGCACGAAATGGCAGTTATGGTCAAAGATCTTGAAAACAGAGCAAAAGAAGACGCGGATAAAAAGGCTAAGGAAATTGTTATTTCTGCTATCCAGCGCTGTGCTGCTGACCATATCGCTGAGGCTACTATATCTGTGGTACAGCTTCCTAATGATGAGATGAAGGGTAGGATTATAGGTAGAGAGGGTCGTAACATCAGAACTCTTGAGACTCTTACCGGAGTTGACCTTATAATCGATGATACTCCAGAGGCGGTTGTTTTCTCAGGGGTTGATCCGGGTAGGAGAGAGGGTGCAAGGATTGCGCTTGAAAAACTCATCGTAGACGGAAGAATTCATCCTGCAAGGATTGAGGAAATGGTCGAAAAGGCACAAAAAGAGGTTGAGGTACAGATAAGAGAAGAAGGTGAAGCGGCTGCTCTTGAGTGTGGCATTCATGGAATTCACCCAGAGCTTATTAAGCTTCTTGGAAGAATGAAGTTTAGAACCAGTTATGGTCAGAATGTACTCAGGCACTCAGTTGAAGTTGCCCAGCTGTCTGGTATCTTGGCTGCAGAGTGTGGTTGTGATGTTAAACTTGCTAAGAGGGCCGGACTTTTGCATGATATCGGAAAGTCTGTAGATAGAGAGCAGGAAGGCTCACACGTACAGATTGGTGTTGAGCTTTGCAAAAAGTATAAGGAATCACCTACTGTCATCAATGCGGTTGAGTCTCATCATGGAGATGTAGAGCCTTCTACACTTATATCATGTCTTGTTCAGGCTGCAGATGCTATCTCTGCCGCAAGACCTGGTGCAAGAAGAGAAACCTTAGAGACCTATACTAACAGGCTCAAGGAGTTAGAAGACATAGCTAATGAGTTTGAAGGAGTTGACAAATCTTTTGCTATTCAGGCGGGCAGGGAAGTCAGAGTCGTTGTTTTTCCTGATCAGGTTGCCGATTCTGAGATGGTGCTTTTGGCACGTAATTTATCTAAGAAGATAGAAGCTTCTCTAGAGTATCCGGGCCAGATAAAAGTGAGCATTATTCGTGAGTCCAGAGCTGTTGATTATGCAAAATAA
- a CDS encoding Rpn family recombination-promoting nuclease/putative transposase — protein MGEKDILEKKLLMFNDVFADFVNGIMFDGKDVVKEDELVDLSGWSHYKGDDSKHRFQDRDVVKLWKKENVVISLIGIENQDIPDKNMVFRVLSYDGASYRTQLVEEESRKRKKNASIDGELQDIFPVITFVIYYGEEEWRHETTLHKRLNLGSALKHYVSDYSINLIDLKKLSEDDINKFKKDFKLIADYMVKGSKHKADRIDLNHPEEVSELILRLTGEELPFEVECEEGGNNMEKFFEPMFERAEARGRAEGEARGRAEGEARGRAEGEARGRAEGRAEGKTEGESCLAKLISLLMSEGKNDKIKDVVENEEIRHGLYKEYGIQ, from the coding sequence TTGGGAGAGAAGGATATTTTAGAGAAGAAACTGCTCATGTTTAACGACGTATTTGCAGACTTTGTGAATGGAATTATGTTTGATGGGAAGGATGTAGTTAAAGAGGATGAACTTGTTGATCTTTCCGGCTGGAGCCACTATAAGGGTGACGACAGCAAACATAGGTTTCAGGACAGAGATGTCGTAAAATTATGGAAGAAGGAAAATGTAGTTATTTCACTAATAGGCATTGAAAATCAGGATATACCTGATAAAAACATGGTATTTAGAGTGCTTTCGTACGATGGAGCTTCTTATAGAACCCAGCTTGTGGAAGAGGAAAGCAGGAAGCGAAAGAAAAATGCCAGTATTGATGGGGAGCTTCAGGACATATTCCCAGTAATAACCTTTGTTATCTACTATGGAGAAGAAGAATGGAGGCATGAGACAACCTTGCATAAAAGACTTAACCTAGGCTCTGCACTCAAACACTATGTAAGCGACTACAGTATCAATTTGATAGACTTGAAAAAGCTAAGTGAAGATGATATAAATAAGTTTAAGAAGGATTTTAAGCTAATTGCGGATTACATGGTAAAAGGAAGCAAACATAAGGCAGACCGCATAGATCTAAACCATCCTGAGGAAGTGAGTGAACTCATCCTAAGGCTAACAGGTGAGGAGCTGCCTTTCGAGGTAGAATGTGAAGAAGGAGGAAATAACATGGAGAAATTTTTTGAACCGATGTTTGAGAGGGCAGAAGCGAGAGGAAGAGCAGAAGGAGAAGCAAGAGGAAGAGCAGAAGGAGAAGCAAGAGGAAGAGCAGAAGGAGAAGCAAGAGGAAGAGCAGAAGGAAGAGCAGAGGGTAAAACAGAAGGTGAAAGCTGCCTTGCCAAACTTATCAGCCTTTTGATGTCCGAAGGTAAAAATGACAAAATCAAAGACGTAGTAGAGAATGAAGAGATAAGACACGGGCTGTATAAGGAGTATGGTATACAGTAG